One Salmo trutta chromosome 24, fSalTru1.1, whole genome shotgun sequence genomic region harbors:
- the LOC115160847 gene encoding methyl-CpG-binding domain protein 5 isoform X1 — protein sequence MNRTKEGLCAEGKLPLAEVPIGWQRRITHSGVVYISPSGLVLACLEQVKSYLLTDGTCKCGLECPLIIHKIFNFDTGAAVKQRTAEDARADAHVTKLCIHKRKVITVATLHRSMESPHPALASQGVGTGTAAMGPLSHQAIRNNMHNGPPNSVALDVRNPNKTGMSVSGQQYYNHELGSPPQRDLYLGYSRTRLGGSEHSSQQRSPYHSRHSVLLSPSSSTSCCSQHYGDRAPSPRTEPLGSPDPNMLGFHGACSPRSAHMNGDRFTHLSPPSILHHGSPSASQPSCAMSGRTNVPNSPAVNAKSLNMQKPSCSFPHDFQHKPQPACHPQSHFSLSQLPPCILQKKQVTSEKDPLGILDPIPSKAPSQGPLVPNISGLQHNAQSQVPPMNVNIPPASVPLPSNLPLPTGKSGPVGHGHRVQHHPTLSSASSSPIMSPAHMAGPVLAKVESPHRSRCLSSSSEHGSFAHPTGLQVPCGGSKPLPRSSQASSGSSRPAMPRSSAYKMDKLNHLNDTPNQLPGGMNIGLSKHPNSIYRPAPGSDSILQKNHSVGMPLKQMLDQQNPASFPASSLLSAAAKAQLVNQNKHTDSTLGAGAEARSGSSLGHPGLVGGGRGGNPDGHSTLNQRYLPNPGPLASEFPSGRAALRDKLMGMVQQREANRKRKLSNDGSSGGINNDRAFDVLKHPMGGSGSSSSSFPETLRRMLQQGCLPPNTSMAQLLQSMSHQSAHNGPSHVGQSPARSGKSPFLEEALPQMSTLQQSLQGHHIQGRAKIHGFQNMNSEGQISGQDLNMEQFNRPINQMQDPALTGNFGLLGYNGGQHAAMGSMQGNPNPHQQQQFGLYQKPSQAQGNPHFRGRAGLPPMMSNGGVQALSESGEGSSSLSCELRQAREESLQSLIRNSQAHILQQQRQQPLVQGQHQGLSQGLGQHSIQGQQQHRFQCQGSHPDAPLPDDASSNPMNSLQSFQVDLPETIPLPNRTMMSRPGMMSMSQPGAPCLQEGHQEYQAAQDLPGGGGEVIDTIHRAAMGTASKSTFNVITSTGASGTFAASVVGEPVDLSHAVNSVIHGPLRSYQEPVPEPRHQPKVGRPRKKTPERNNSFSPVAMEAPARFRSPRHGAQRRQWDGQAEGQEQAGLWRNDKLLQPLSLAQSRNGTYPERPKSQAQVHLGPQDQTTLHFPSDLYAHMNGNGRVLTSGRLHSRHPSLSPGSSSVPPEGLFTKDYSHYNEHLNGQLNGNHYNGHYNGHLNGSLSGEEDLRPGDSPSSSEGLPLHHRPRTPAHYPGDLLWGQGKGFPPWPGKIGSEGHIYSPGMVNDMQGKVESEKFQRTLTEDLDTLHKANKITRNGRKWNNHLEAAIQEAMCELDKMTGNISQRDRQVKTTKPKKRKISR from the exons ATGAACAGAACAAAGGAGGGGCTGTGTGCTGAGGGGAAGCTGCCCCTGGCTGAAGTCCCTATAGGTTGGCAGCGCCGAATCACCCACAGCGGGGTTGTCTACATAAG TCCCAGTGGCTTAGTCCTAGCCTGTCTGGAGCAGGTGAAGAGCTACCTGCTGACTGATGGCACCTGTAAGTGTGGCCTGGAGTGTCCTCTCATCATTCATAAG ATATTCAACTTTGACACCGGGGCGGCTGTCAAGCAGAGGACTGCTGAGGATGCCAGAGCCGATGCTCATGTCACCAAGCTGTGTATCCACAAGAGGAAGGTCATCACCGTGGCAACCCTGCACAGGAGCATGGAGTCACCACACCCCGCTCTGGCCAGTCAGGGTGTTGGCACTG GCACTGCAGCTATGGGTCCTTTGAGTCATCAAGCAATAAGGAACAATATGCACAATGGTCCACCCAACTCTGTGGCTCTTGATGTCAGGAATCCcaacaagacaggaatgtcagtttcTGGTCAACAGTACTATAACCATGAACTGGGTTCTCCCCCTCAGAGGGATCTGTACTTGGGGTACAGCAGGACAAGGCTGGGGGGCAGCGAACACAGTAGCCAACAACGGTCACCCTATCACAGCCGCCACAGTGTCCTGCtcagcccctcctcctccacctcatgTTGCTCACAGCATTATGGTGATAGGGCTCCCTCCCCAAGGACTGAACCTCTGGGGAGTCCTGACCCCAATATGCTTGGTTTTCATGGAGCTTGCAGCCCACGCTCTGCCCATATGAACGGTGATCGTTTTACCCATCTCTCACCACCCAGTATCCTGCACCACGGCTCGCCTTCGGCCTCCCAGCCCTCGTGTGCCATGTCAGGAAGGACTAATGTACCAAATTCCCCTGCCGTCAATGCCAAAAGCCTCAATATGCAGAAGCCCTCCTGCAGCTTCCCCCACGACTTTCAACACAAGCCCCAGCCTGCATGCCACCCACAGTCGCACTTTTCCCTGTCTCAGCTCCCTCCCTGCATCCTGCAGAAAAAGCAGGTGACCTCTGAGAAGGACCCTCTTGGTATCCTGGACCCAATTCCAAGCAAGGCTCCTAGCCAGGGTCCCTTAGTACCAAACATATCTGGCCTCCAACACAATGCCCAATCTCAGGTACCACCAATGAATGTAAACATCCCCCCTGCCAGTGTCCCTTTGCCCAGCAACCTGCCCTTGCCAACTGGGAAGTCTGGACCTGTTGGGCATGGCCATAGGGTCCAGCACCACCCTACCCTGTCATCCGCCTCATCCTCACCTATCATGTCCCCAGCACATATGGCTGGGCCTGTCCTCGCCAAGGTGGAGTCACCCCACCGCTCACGTTGCTTGTCCAGTTCTTCTGAACATGGTAGCTTCGCTCACCCCACGGGGCTCCAGGTTCCTTGTGGGGGTTCAAAGCCACTTCCCCGGTCCTCTCAGGCCTCCTCGGGGTCCTCTCGACCTGCAATGCCACGAAGTTCTGCATATAAGATGGACAAACTCAATCACTTGAACGATACCCCCAACCAACTACCAGGGGGGATGAACATTGGTCTAAGCAAGCATCCCAACTCCATATACCGTCCAGCTCCCGGATCTGATAGTATCCTTCAAAAGAATCACTCAGTAGGTATGCCCCTTAAGCAGATGTTAGATCAGCAGAATCCTGCTTCTTTCCCAGCAAGTAGTCTACTTTCAGCAGCAGCGAAAGCACAGCTAGTAAATCAAAACAAACATACCGACAGCACATTGGGTGCAGGCGCAGAGGCTCGCAGTGGCAGCAGTTTGGGACACCCAGGGCTAGTTGGTGGAGGCAGAGGTGGGAACCCAGATGGACACAGCACTTTAAACCAGAGATATCTACCTAATCCTGGGCCATTGGCGAGCGAATTTCCAAGCGGAAGAGCAGCACTAAGAGACAAACTCATGGGTATGGTTCAGCAGAGAGAGGCAAATCGCAAGCGCAAACTGTCCAATGATGGCAGCAGTGGTGGCATCAACAATGACAGGGCTTTCGACGTGCTCAAGCATCCGATGGGTGGCTCTGGATCTAGTTCATCTAGCTTTCCAGAGACTTTGAGGAGAATGTTGCAGCAGGGTTGTTTGCCCCCAAACACCTCCATGGCCCAGCTACTCCAGTCCATGAGCCACCAAAGTGCCCACAATGGGCCAAGCCACGTGGGCCAAAGCCCTGCCAGATCTGGCAAATCTCCCTTCTTGGAGGAAGCTTTGCCTCAGATGTCGACTTTGCAGCAGAGCTTGCAGGGGCATCATATCCAGGGCAGAGCGAAGATCCATGGCTTCCAGAACATGAACAGTGAAGGTCAGATTTCAGGCCAGGATCTAAACATGGAGCAGTTCAACAGGCCAATAAACCAAATGCAGGACCCCGCCTTAACTGGAAACTTTGGGTTGTTGGGTTACAATGGTGGACAACATGCAGCCATGGGGTCGATGCAGGGAAACCCAAACCCTCACCAGCAGCAGCAGTTTGGACTTTATCAGAAACCATCCCAGGCGCAAGGCAACCCCCACTTCAGAGGCAGGGCAGGATTGCCTCCCATGATGTCCAATGGTGGGGTCCAAGCCCTCTCTGAGTCAG GTGAGGGCAGTAGTTCTCTGAGCTGTGAGCTGAGGCAGGCTCGAGAGGAGAGTCTTCAGTCTCTCATCAGGAACAGCCAGGCCCATATACTGCAACAACAGAGACAGCAACCACTTGTTCAGGGCCAGCATCAGGGTCTGTCCCAGGGTCTGGGTCAGCACTCCATACAGGGCCAGCAGCAGCACAGATTCCAGTGCCAAGGCTCCCACCCTGATGCCCCTCTCCCTGATGATGCCTCCTCCAACCCCATGAACAGCCTTCAGAGCTTCCAG GTGGATTTGCCTGAGACGATTCCACTGCCAAACAGAACTATGATGAGTCGACCGGGGATGATGTCCATGTCCCAACCCGGTGCCCCTTGTCTCCAGGAGGGTCATCAAGAATACCAGGCTGCCCAGGACCTTCCAGGTGGTGGGGGAGAAGTTATTGATACCATCCACAGAGCAGCGATGGGCACGGCCAGCAAGAGCACGTTTAATGTCATCACATCAACAGGTGCTAGCGGTACCTTCGCTGCTTCTGTTGTCGGCGAGCCTGTCGACCTCTCCCATGCGGTTAACTCTGTCATTCATGGCCCCCTTCGCTCATATCAGGAGCCAGTGCCAGAGCCCCGACACCAACCCAAGGTGGGTCGGCCACGCAAGAAGACCCCAGAAAGGAACAACAGCTTCTCCCCTGTTGCTATGGAAGCTCCTGCCAGATTCCGCTCGCCGCGACACGGAGCCCAGAGAAGACAATGGGATGGGCAGGCGGAGGGCCAGGAGCAGGCTGGTCTGTGGCGTAATGACAAGCTCCTCCAACCGCTTTCCTTAGCCCAGAGCAGAAACGGCACCTACCCAGAGAGGCCCAAAAGTCAGGCCCAGGTCCACTTAGGCCCTCAGGATCAAACAACACTGCACTTCCCCAGTGACTTGTATGCCCATATGAACGGCAACGGTAGGGTCCTCACCTCGGGAAGACTACATTCCAGACACCCCAGCCTGTCCCCTGGTTCTTCCTCTGTCCCACCAGAGGGCCTTTTTACCAAGGATTACAGCCACTACAACGAACATCTGAATGGCCAACTCAATGGGAACCACTACAATGGGCATTACAATGGGCACCTGAACGGAAGCCTGAGCGGCGAGGAAGACCTGAGGCCTGGGGACTCTCCCTCCTCCAGTGAGGGGCTCCCACTCCACCACAGGCCCAGAACTCCGGCCCACTACCCGGGAGATCTACTCTGGGGCCAGGGCAAAGGCTTCCCTCCATGGCCAGGCAAGATTGGAAGTGAGGGGCACATTTACTCCCCTGGGATGGTGAATGACATGCAGGGAAAG GTAGAGTCAGAGAAGTTCCAGAGGACACTAACAGAGGATCTGGACACACTACATAAAGCAAACAAGATAACTAGAAA TGGTCGAAAATGGAATAACCACCTAGAGGCTGCTATACAGGAGGCTATGTGTGAGCTGGATAAGATGACAGGCAAT atatcacagagagacagacaagtcAAGACCACTAAACCCAAGAAGAGGAAGATCTCCAGATGA
- the LOC115160847 gene encoding methyl-CpG-binding domain protein 5 isoform X2 produces MNRTKEGLCAEGKLPLAEVPIGWQRRITHSGVVYISPSGLVLACLEQVKSYLLTDGTCKCGLECPLIIHKIFNFDTGAAVKQRTAEDARADAHVTKLCIHKRKVITVATLHRSMESPHPALASQGVGTGTAAMGPLSHQAIRNNMHNGPPNSVALDVRNPNKTGMSVSGQQYYNHELGSPPQRDLYLGYSRTRLGGSEHSSQQRSPYHSRHSVLLSPSSSTSCCSQHYGDRAPSPRTEPLGSPDPNMLGFHGACSPRSAHMNGDRFTHLSPPSILHHGSPSASQPSCAMSGRTNVPNSPAVNAKSLNMQKPSCSFPHDFQHKPQPACHPQSHFSLSQLPPCILQKKQVTSEKDPLGILDPIPSKAPSQGPLVPNISGLQHNAQSQVPPMNVNIPPASVPLPSNLPLPTGKSGPVGHGHRVQHHPTLSSASSSPIMSPAHMAGPVLAKVESPHRSRCLSSSSEHGSFAHPTGLQVPCGGSKPLPRSSQASSGSSRPAMPRSSAYKMDKLNHLNDTPNQLPGGMNIGLSKHPNSIYRPAPGSDSILQKNHSVGMPLKQMLDQQNPASFPASSLLSAAAKAQLVNQNKHTDSTLGAGAEARSGSSLGHPGLVGGGRGGNPDGHSTLNQRYLPNPGPLASEFPSGRAALRDKLMGMVQQREANRKRKLSNDGSSGGINNDRAFDVLKHPMGGSGSSSSSFPETLRRMLQQGCLPPNTSMAQLLQSMSHQSAHNGPSHVGQSPARSGKSPFLEEALPQMSTLQQSLQGHHIQGRAKIHGFQNMNSEGQISGQDLNMEQFNRPINQMQDPALTGNFGLLGYNGGQHAAMGSMQGNPNPHQQQQFGLYQKPSQAQGNPHFRGRAGLPPMMSNGGVQALSESGEGSSSLSCELRQAREESLQSLIRNSQAHILQQQRQQPLVQGQHQGLSQGLGQHSIQGQQQHRFQCQGSHPDAPLPDDASSNPMNSLQSFQVDLPETIPLPNRTMMSRPGMMSMSQPGAPCLQEGHQEYQAAQDLPGGGGEVIDTIHRAAMGTASKSTFNVITSTGASGTFAASVVGEPVDLSHAVNSVIHGPLRSYQEPVPEPRHQPKVGRPRKKTPERNNSFSPVAMEAPARFRSPRHGAQRRQWDGQAEGQEQAGLWRNDKLLQPLSLAQSRNGTYPERPKSQAQVHLGPQDQTTLHFPSDLYAHMNGNGRVLTSGRLHSRHPSLSPGSSSVPPEGLFTKDYSHYNEHLNGQLNGNHYNGHYNGHLNGSLSGEEDLRPGDSPSSSEGLPLHHRPRTPAHYPGDLLWGQGKGFPPWPGKIGSEGHIYSPGMVNDMQGKVESEKFQRTLTEDLDTLHKANKITRNGRKWNNHLEAAIQEAMCELDKMTGNLGT; encoded by the exons ATGAACAGAACAAAGGAGGGGCTGTGTGCTGAGGGGAAGCTGCCCCTGGCTGAAGTCCCTATAGGTTGGCAGCGCCGAATCACCCACAGCGGGGTTGTCTACATAAG TCCCAGTGGCTTAGTCCTAGCCTGTCTGGAGCAGGTGAAGAGCTACCTGCTGACTGATGGCACCTGTAAGTGTGGCCTGGAGTGTCCTCTCATCATTCATAAG ATATTCAACTTTGACACCGGGGCGGCTGTCAAGCAGAGGACTGCTGAGGATGCCAGAGCCGATGCTCATGTCACCAAGCTGTGTATCCACAAGAGGAAGGTCATCACCGTGGCAACCCTGCACAGGAGCATGGAGTCACCACACCCCGCTCTGGCCAGTCAGGGTGTTGGCACTG GCACTGCAGCTATGGGTCCTTTGAGTCATCAAGCAATAAGGAACAATATGCACAATGGTCCACCCAACTCTGTGGCTCTTGATGTCAGGAATCCcaacaagacaggaatgtcagtttcTGGTCAACAGTACTATAACCATGAACTGGGTTCTCCCCCTCAGAGGGATCTGTACTTGGGGTACAGCAGGACAAGGCTGGGGGGCAGCGAACACAGTAGCCAACAACGGTCACCCTATCACAGCCGCCACAGTGTCCTGCtcagcccctcctcctccacctcatgTTGCTCACAGCATTATGGTGATAGGGCTCCCTCCCCAAGGACTGAACCTCTGGGGAGTCCTGACCCCAATATGCTTGGTTTTCATGGAGCTTGCAGCCCACGCTCTGCCCATATGAACGGTGATCGTTTTACCCATCTCTCACCACCCAGTATCCTGCACCACGGCTCGCCTTCGGCCTCCCAGCCCTCGTGTGCCATGTCAGGAAGGACTAATGTACCAAATTCCCCTGCCGTCAATGCCAAAAGCCTCAATATGCAGAAGCCCTCCTGCAGCTTCCCCCACGACTTTCAACACAAGCCCCAGCCTGCATGCCACCCACAGTCGCACTTTTCCCTGTCTCAGCTCCCTCCCTGCATCCTGCAGAAAAAGCAGGTGACCTCTGAGAAGGACCCTCTTGGTATCCTGGACCCAATTCCAAGCAAGGCTCCTAGCCAGGGTCCCTTAGTACCAAACATATCTGGCCTCCAACACAATGCCCAATCTCAGGTACCACCAATGAATGTAAACATCCCCCCTGCCAGTGTCCCTTTGCCCAGCAACCTGCCCTTGCCAACTGGGAAGTCTGGACCTGTTGGGCATGGCCATAGGGTCCAGCACCACCCTACCCTGTCATCCGCCTCATCCTCACCTATCATGTCCCCAGCACATATGGCTGGGCCTGTCCTCGCCAAGGTGGAGTCACCCCACCGCTCACGTTGCTTGTCCAGTTCTTCTGAACATGGTAGCTTCGCTCACCCCACGGGGCTCCAGGTTCCTTGTGGGGGTTCAAAGCCACTTCCCCGGTCCTCTCAGGCCTCCTCGGGGTCCTCTCGACCTGCAATGCCACGAAGTTCTGCATATAAGATGGACAAACTCAATCACTTGAACGATACCCCCAACCAACTACCAGGGGGGATGAACATTGGTCTAAGCAAGCATCCCAACTCCATATACCGTCCAGCTCCCGGATCTGATAGTATCCTTCAAAAGAATCACTCAGTAGGTATGCCCCTTAAGCAGATGTTAGATCAGCAGAATCCTGCTTCTTTCCCAGCAAGTAGTCTACTTTCAGCAGCAGCGAAAGCACAGCTAGTAAATCAAAACAAACATACCGACAGCACATTGGGTGCAGGCGCAGAGGCTCGCAGTGGCAGCAGTTTGGGACACCCAGGGCTAGTTGGTGGAGGCAGAGGTGGGAACCCAGATGGACACAGCACTTTAAACCAGAGATATCTACCTAATCCTGGGCCATTGGCGAGCGAATTTCCAAGCGGAAGAGCAGCACTAAGAGACAAACTCATGGGTATGGTTCAGCAGAGAGAGGCAAATCGCAAGCGCAAACTGTCCAATGATGGCAGCAGTGGTGGCATCAACAATGACAGGGCTTTCGACGTGCTCAAGCATCCGATGGGTGGCTCTGGATCTAGTTCATCTAGCTTTCCAGAGACTTTGAGGAGAATGTTGCAGCAGGGTTGTTTGCCCCCAAACACCTCCATGGCCCAGCTACTCCAGTCCATGAGCCACCAAAGTGCCCACAATGGGCCAAGCCACGTGGGCCAAAGCCCTGCCAGATCTGGCAAATCTCCCTTCTTGGAGGAAGCTTTGCCTCAGATGTCGACTTTGCAGCAGAGCTTGCAGGGGCATCATATCCAGGGCAGAGCGAAGATCCATGGCTTCCAGAACATGAACAGTGAAGGTCAGATTTCAGGCCAGGATCTAAACATGGAGCAGTTCAACAGGCCAATAAACCAAATGCAGGACCCCGCCTTAACTGGAAACTTTGGGTTGTTGGGTTACAATGGTGGACAACATGCAGCCATGGGGTCGATGCAGGGAAACCCAAACCCTCACCAGCAGCAGCAGTTTGGACTTTATCAGAAACCATCCCAGGCGCAAGGCAACCCCCACTTCAGAGGCAGGGCAGGATTGCCTCCCATGATGTCCAATGGTGGGGTCCAAGCCCTCTCTGAGTCAG GTGAGGGCAGTAGTTCTCTGAGCTGTGAGCTGAGGCAGGCTCGAGAGGAGAGTCTTCAGTCTCTCATCAGGAACAGCCAGGCCCATATACTGCAACAACAGAGACAGCAACCACTTGTTCAGGGCCAGCATCAGGGTCTGTCCCAGGGTCTGGGTCAGCACTCCATACAGGGCCAGCAGCAGCACAGATTCCAGTGCCAAGGCTCCCACCCTGATGCCCCTCTCCCTGATGATGCCTCCTCCAACCCCATGAACAGCCTTCAGAGCTTCCAG GTGGATTTGCCTGAGACGATTCCACTGCCAAACAGAACTATGATGAGTCGACCGGGGATGATGTCCATGTCCCAACCCGGTGCCCCTTGTCTCCAGGAGGGTCATCAAGAATACCAGGCTGCCCAGGACCTTCCAGGTGGTGGGGGAGAAGTTATTGATACCATCCACAGAGCAGCGATGGGCACGGCCAGCAAGAGCACGTTTAATGTCATCACATCAACAGGTGCTAGCGGTACCTTCGCTGCTTCTGTTGTCGGCGAGCCTGTCGACCTCTCCCATGCGGTTAACTCTGTCATTCATGGCCCCCTTCGCTCATATCAGGAGCCAGTGCCAGAGCCCCGACACCAACCCAAGGTGGGTCGGCCACGCAAGAAGACCCCAGAAAGGAACAACAGCTTCTCCCCTGTTGCTATGGAAGCTCCTGCCAGATTCCGCTCGCCGCGACACGGAGCCCAGAGAAGACAATGGGATGGGCAGGCGGAGGGCCAGGAGCAGGCTGGTCTGTGGCGTAATGACAAGCTCCTCCAACCGCTTTCCTTAGCCCAGAGCAGAAACGGCACCTACCCAGAGAGGCCCAAAAGTCAGGCCCAGGTCCACTTAGGCCCTCAGGATCAAACAACACTGCACTTCCCCAGTGACTTGTATGCCCATATGAACGGCAACGGTAGGGTCCTCACCTCGGGAAGACTACATTCCAGACACCCCAGCCTGTCCCCTGGTTCTTCCTCTGTCCCACCAGAGGGCCTTTTTACCAAGGATTACAGCCACTACAACGAACATCTGAATGGCCAACTCAATGGGAACCACTACAATGGGCATTACAATGGGCACCTGAACGGAAGCCTGAGCGGCGAGGAAGACCTGAGGCCTGGGGACTCTCCCTCCTCCAGTGAGGGGCTCCCACTCCACCACAGGCCCAGAACTCCGGCCCACTACCCGGGAGATCTACTCTGGGGCCAGGGCAAAGGCTTCCCTCCATGGCCAGGCAAGATTGGAAGTGAGGGGCACATTTACTCCCCTGGGATGGTGAATGACATGCAGGGAAAG GTAGAGTCAGAGAAGTTCCAGAGGACACTAACAGAGGATCTGGACACACTACATAAAGCAAACAAGATAACTAGAAA TGGTCGAAAATGGAATAACCACCTAGAGGCTGCTATACAGGAGGCTATGTGTGAGCTGGATAAGATGACAGGCAAT CTTGGTACTTAG